In Hydra vulgaris chromosome 06, alternate assembly HydraT2T_AEP, a genomic segment contains:
- the LOC100213070 gene encoding kinesin-related protein 10 isoform X1 has protein sequence MNSETSLYMMTNNVAENAAKSLIELNCIGCNNRLTELKRQSLRYMLIEYRKIVNGKGKLSLDNLLPLVYKNFRLEYDLLSGTSNGVCIDCGLHVEFLKKQALKFLGSTNIPSNVSKCHKEEKQVSLTNNVSNELESKSKNTDNTSHDLKLNSSRSTASPSAAHFFTEAAKMFNIPNKQNRKVSNKNSVSKDVTFLTNFQSIIKNMPPDNPPGLFKYIGRRVDGKVNVMLRIHSEDLCDSIIQVDQRKKHISIKQPTQLSGIPQHLQLTNASPKLYAFDAIFEHNLSQSKVSATALLDVLHAVINGGDGCLISYGAANVGKTKTMIGADTDNLNLGIIPCAITWLYNLIEDSKQRVGSRISVRISAVEVVGKSEVLKDLLAEQCSGCDSTDSSGGSPGIYLCEDPVGGTVQLGNVSEPQAVNAEKAAFLLDAALEARTKNAAGGGVNFSHMIFTIHVYQYRVDKGLKCGPGGSVPYSGGRSRLHMIDLSSINSNFDTDTHGAAPSHAGLGQIIVAMLNGFKQVPYRDSKITRLLKDSIGSPTCRSTLVAHISDHEKNFTKTCYTLQLTSKISKSRRKKNLNCCTSSDPSSCEESNSRYPNPAMVKTYGIDDTTCVNSDYNTSSAGEDSCDTVIYMGNGHISDRDLSDNEHPPSRSSYLAMKLKLPSSSEDENMESNTMLTNHKKVTCRSIPEQTKKTSEIGSETEALGKLNIKIGCQPRENVEKVVNVVAPLIVKNENKLSNDEAIKLSSFKEIRKQEKRIAKLLNSFDNETQRSNGYKSDTENKVVDLSCKIVDGYISAPENYKYKPVQIVKGTVRQSKDIFVSSNLEKNISCKIDKPCDFVSCKNLNVSNVLNKLIPETNLDELLNGLQEQQSSINNLKELSVDSPIKATENSLLTSCRTCENEVIEKKEKQFKICQNKSNDLKNQTYKIENLDHIISISTVPNFSVTKKPLSSIASPKFDRMLKTVNTFSSENNNQQKFPPKHFYARSYSKEDTISLSSINDSDDSDVASLCLSPASSRKQHPARLRYRWSTVFEEEEIKKQDKQYIKNNNQEIIVTLESEPRSGQSLLQKSNAVVTDQASSFLFSTPLSEQHIFKTPKSSKKFSLLSPKSDRKILKSKSENRMSAYSDSSSGIGSLNSQSSSLKSREEIKVLNDEKNMPQVSSKSKFWLFSRSFKKTPKVSGYLSDGNVTYSSYFSSRSKKFFGSRSKVSHNESGDGGHSSGYDTSITDGGTTSCAEDLTDNEGNGAKKKKRFLGFRRRLVNSSNVRIKKPLWLPNRHCQSDDEGMQIKVYEIDDPQKINKRPWKSQGGELVNHCRINELDQHHKLLKSLSKYGSNCVFDYSSQYPVELENKVFSTKLKTFQKNIQVVTCFDGSRKTTRI, from the exons ATGAACTCAGAGACCTCTTTATATATGATGACCAACAATGTTGCTGAAAATGCCGCAAAGTCTTTAATTGAATTAAACTGCATTGGATGTAATAACCGTCTTACAGAATTGAAAAGACAATCGTTAAGATACATGCTCATAGAATATCGTAAAATAGTCAATGGCAAAGGAAAACTATCA TTGGATAACTTGCTACCTCTAGTATACAAAAATTTTCGACTTGAATATGATCTTTTATCAGGAACATCAAATGGAGTATGCATTGATTGTGGATTACATGTtgagtttttaaagaaacaagCGTTAAAATTTTTGGGCTCAACAAATATTCCATCTAATGTAAGTAAATGCCACAAAGAAGAAAAGCAAGTATCTTTAACCAATAATGTATCAAATGAATTggaaagtaaaagtaaaaatacag ATAATACAAGCCATGATTTAAAGTTGAACTCATCTCGATCTACTGCATCTCCATCTGCTGCACATTTTTTTACTGa agctgcaaagatgtttaatattcctaataaacaaaacagaaaagtttcaaacaaaaattcagTATCCAAAGATGTCACATTTCTGACAAATTTTCAAAGTATAATCAAAAACATGCCACCAGATAATCCACCAGGCCTATTTAAGTACATAGGAAGGAGAGTTGATGGAAAG GTTAATGTTATGCTTCGAATTCATTCAGAAGACCTTTGTGATTCAATTATACAAGTagatcaaagaaaaaaacatatttcaatTAAGCAACCAACTCAGTTGTCTGGTATACCTCAACATTTGCAACTTACTAATGCATCTCCAAAATTATATGCCTTTGATGCTATTTTTGAACATAATTTATCTCAg agTAAAGTTTCTGCAACTGCTCTTTTGGATGTTTTACACGCTGTTATCAATGGAGGTGATGGGTGTTTGATATCTTATGGAGCTGCAAATGTTGGGAAGACAAAAACAATGATTGGCGCAGACACAGATAATCTAAATTTAGGAATTATTCCGTGTGCAATTACATGGTTGTATAATTTAATTGAAGATAGCAAACAGAGAGTTGGATCAAGAATTTCTGTTAGAATATCTGCTGTAGAAGTTGTTGGAAAATctgaagttttaaaagatttattagcTGAGCAGTGTTCTG GATGTGATAGTACTGATAGTAGTGGGGGATCACCTGGAATATATCTTTGTGAGGATCCAGTTGGTGGAACAGTACAATTAGGCAATGTTAGTGAACCTCAAGCTGTTAATGCTGAGAAAGCTGCATTTCTATTGGATGCTGCACTTGAAGCACGTACTAAAAATGCAGCTGGAGGTGGTGTTAATTTTAGTCATATGATTTTTACTATTCATGTTTACCAATATCGAGTGGATAAAGGCCTAAAATGTGGTCCTGGTG gttCTGTTCCATATTCTGGAGGAAGATCACGCTTACACATGATTGATCTAAGTtctattaattcaaattttgataCTGATACACATGGGGCTGCACCAAGTCATGCAGGGCTTGGTCAGATTATTGTTGCTATGTTAAATGGATTTAAGCAAGTTCCATACAGAGATAGTAAAATTACAAGATTGTTAAAAGATTCTATTGGAAGTCCAACTTGTCGCTCAACATTGGTTGCTCATATATCAGAtcatgaaaaaaactttactaaaacTTGTTACACGTTACAGCTTACTTCAAAAATAAGCAAATCTAGacggaaaaaaaattta aattgcTGCACAAGTTCAGACCCAAGTTCATGCGAGGAATCAAATAGTAGATATCCCAATCCAGCTATGGTAAAGACTTACGGCATAGATGACACAACCTGTGTTAATTCAGACTACAATACTTCAAGTGCAGGTGAAGATTCTTGTGATACTGTCATTTATATGGGAAATGGTCACATCAGTGATAGAGATTTATCTGACAATGAGCACCCTCCATCTAGGTCTTCATATTTAGCAATGAAGTTAAAGTTACCTTCTAGCTCAGAAGATGAAAACATGGAATCAAATACAATGTTAACAAACCATAAAAAAGTTACCTGTCGGTCTATTCCagaacaaactaaaaaaacatcagaaataGGAAGTGAAACTGAAGCTCTgggtaaattaaatataaaaataggtTGCCAACCGCGAGAGAATGTTGAAAAAGTGGTTAATGTTGTTGCAccattaattgtaaaaaacgaaaataaatTATCTAATGATGAAGCAATTAAGCTTTCATCATTTAAAGAAATAcgtaaacaagaaaaaagaataGCTAAACTTTTAAACTCATTTGATAATGAAACTCAAAGAAGCAATGGTTATAAATCTGATACAGAAAATAAAGTTGTAGACCTTAGTTGTAAAATAGTTGATGGTTATATATCTGCCCctgaaaattataaatacaagcCTGTTCAAATAGTAAAAGGTACTGTAAGACAAAGTAAGGACATTTTTGTATCatctaatttagaaaaaaatatatcatgtaAAATTGATAAGCCATGTGATTTTGTATCATGCAAAAATTTGAATGTTAGTAATGTTCTTAACAAACTTATTCCTGAAACGAACCTTGATGAGTTGCTTAATGGTTTGCAAGAACAACAAAGTtctataaacaatttaaaagaattgtCTGTTGATTCTCCAATTAAGGCAACTGAAAACTCTTTGCTTACTTCTTGTAGAACTTGTGAAAAtgaagttattgaaaaaaaagaaaaacaatttaaaatttgtcagAACAAAAgcaatgatttaaaaaatcaaacatataaaattgaaaatttagatCACATAATATCCATTTCAACTGTTCCTAATTTTAGTGTAACCAAAAAACCTTTGAGTAGTATTGCTTCTCCAAAATTTGATAGGATGCTTAAAACTGTAAATACTTTTTCTagtgaaaataataatcaacaaaaGTTTCCACCAAAGCATTTTTATGCTAGATCTTACTCAAAGGAAGACACAATTAGTTTGTCCTCAATTAACGATAGTGATGATAGTGATGTTGCTTCTTTATGCTTAAGTCCTGCATCAAGCAGGAAGCAACATCCTGCAAGACTAAGGTATCGCTGGTCAACTGTCTTCGAGGAagaggaaataaaaaaacaagataagcagtatataaaaaataataatcaagaAATTATAGTTACTTTAGAAAGTGAACCTCGATCTGGTCAGTCACTTTTGCAGAAAAGTAATGCAGTTGTTACAGATCAAGCATCatcctttttattttctacaccACTTTCGgaacaacatatttttaaaactcctaaatcaagtaaaaagttttcattattatcaCCAAAATCtgatagaaaaatattaaaatcaaaatcagaaaaTCGTATGTCTGCTTACAGCGATTCAAGCAGCGGAATTGGTTCATTAAATAGTCAATCATCATCACTAAAAAGCagagaagaaataaaagttctaaatgatgaaaaaaatatgcCACAAGTATCATCAAAATCAAAGTTTTGGCTATTtag tcgCTCATTCAAAAAAACTCCTAAAGTTTCTGGATATTTAAGTGATGGTAATGTTACTTATTCATCTTATTTTTCTTCACGcagcaaaaagttttttggatCAAGATcaa AAGTAAGCCACAATGAAAGCGGAGATGGAGGTCATAGTAGTGGCTATGATACATCCATAACTGATGGGGGAACAACTAGTTGTGCAGAAGATCTAACTGACAATGAAGGTAACggggctaaaaaaaaaaaaaggtttttgggATTCCGTCGAAGATTGGTTAACAGCTCAAATGTTCGAATTAAGAAGCCACTGTGGCTTCCAAATAGGCACTGTCAATCAGATGATGAAGGTATGCAGATTAAAGTGTATGAAATTGATGACCcacagaaaataaataaaagaccCTGGAAGTCACAAGGAGGAGAG cttGTTAATCATTGCAGAATTAATGAACTTGATCAACATCACAAGCTTCTTAAAA gTTTATCTAAATACGGATCAAATTGTGTTTTTGATTATTCATCACAGTATCCTGTCGAACTTGAGAATAAAGTATTTTCCactaaactaaaaacttttcaaaaaaatattcaagttgttaCATGCTTCGATGGATCTCGTAAAACAACACGTATTTGA
- the LOC100213070 gene encoding kinesin-related protein 10 isoform X2, with protein sequence MNSETSLYMMTNNVAENAAKSLIELNCIGCNNRLTELKRQSLRYMLIEYRKIVNGKGKLSLDNLLPLVYKNFRLEYDLLSGTSNGVCIDCGLHVEFLKKQALKFLGSTNIPSNVSKCHKEEKQVSLTNNVSNELESKSKNTDNTSHDLKLNSSRSTASPSAAHFFTEAAKMFNIPNKQNRKVSNKNSVSKDVTFLTNFQSIIKNMPPDNPPGLFKYIGRRVDGKVNVMLRIHSEDLCDSIIQVDQRKKHISIKQPTQLSGIPQHLQLTNASPKLYAFDAIFEHNLSQSKVSATALLDVLHAVINGGDGCLISYGAANVGKTKTMIGADTDNLNLGIIPCAITWLYNLIEDSKQRVGSRISVRISAVEVVGKSEVLKDLLAEQCSGCDSTDSSGGSPGIYLCEDPVGGTVQLGNVSEPQAVNAEKAAFLLDAALEARTKNAAGGGVNFSHMIFTIHVYQYRVDKGLKCGPGGSVPYSGGRSRLHMIDLSSINSNFDTDTHGAAPSHAGLGQIIVAMLNGFKQVPYRDSKITRLLKDSIGSPTCRSTLVAHISDHEKNFTKTCYTLQLTSKISKSRRKKNLNCCTSSDPSSCEESNSRYPNPAMVKTYGIDDTTCVNSDYNTSSAGEDSCDTVIYMGNGHISDRDLSDNEHPPSRSSYLAMKLKLPSSSEDENMESNTMLTNHKKVTCRSIPEQTKKTSEIGSETEALGKLNIKIGCQPRENVEKVVNVVAPLIVKNENKLSNDEAIKLSSFKEIRKQEKRIAKLLNSFDNETQRSNGYKSDTENKVVDLSCKIVDGYISAPENYKYKPVQIVKGTVRQSKDIFVSSNLEKNISCKIDKPCDFVSCKNLNVSNVLNKLIPETNLDELLNGLQEQQSSINNLKELSVDSPIKATENSLLTSCRTCENEVIEKKEKQFKICQNKSNDLKNQTYKIENLDHIISISTVPNFSVTKKPLSSIASPKFDRMLKTVNTFSSENNNQQKFPPKHFYARSYSKEDTISLSSINDSDDSDVASLCLSPASSRKQHPARLRYRWSTVFEEEEIKKQDKQYIKNNNQEIIVTLESEPRSGQSLLQKSNAVVTDQASSFLFSTPLSEQHIFKTPKSSKKFSLLSPKSDRKILKSKSENRMSAYSDSSSGIGSLNSQSSSLKSREEIKVLNDEKNMPQVSSKSKFWLFSRSFKKTPKVSGYLSDGNVTYSSYFSSRSKKFFGSRSISHNESGDGGHSSGYDTSITDGGTTSCAEDLTDNEGNGAKKKKRFLGFRRRLVNSSNVRIKKPLWLPNRHCQSDDEGMQIKVYEIDDPQKINKRPWKSQGGELVNHCRINELDQHHKLLKSLSKYGSNCVFDYSSQYPVELENKVFSTKLKTFQKNIQVVTCFDGSRKTTRI encoded by the exons ATGAACTCAGAGACCTCTTTATATATGATGACCAACAATGTTGCTGAAAATGCCGCAAAGTCTTTAATTGAATTAAACTGCATTGGATGTAATAACCGTCTTACAGAATTGAAAAGACAATCGTTAAGATACATGCTCATAGAATATCGTAAAATAGTCAATGGCAAAGGAAAACTATCA TTGGATAACTTGCTACCTCTAGTATACAAAAATTTTCGACTTGAATATGATCTTTTATCAGGAACATCAAATGGAGTATGCATTGATTGTGGATTACATGTtgagtttttaaagaaacaagCGTTAAAATTTTTGGGCTCAACAAATATTCCATCTAATGTAAGTAAATGCCACAAAGAAGAAAAGCAAGTATCTTTAACCAATAATGTATCAAATGAATTggaaagtaaaagtaaaaatacag ATAATACAAGCCATGATTTAAAGTTGAACTCATCTCGATCTACTGCATCTCCATCTGCTGCACATTTTTTTACTGa agctgcaaagatgtttaatattcctaataaacaaaacagaaaagtttcaaacaaaaattcagTATCCAAAGATGTCACATTTCTGACAAATTTTCAAAGTATAATCAAAAACATGCCACCAGATAATCCACCAGGCCTATTTAAGTACATAGGAAGGAGAGTTGATGGAAAG GTTAATGTTATGCTTCGAATTCATTCAGAAGACCTTTGTGATTCAATTATACAAGTagatcaaagaaaaaaacatatttcaatTAAGCAACCAACTCAGTTGTCTGGTATACCTCAACATTTGCAACTTACTAATGCATCTCCAAAATTATATGCCTTTGATGCTATTTTTGAACATAATTTATCTCAg agTAAAGTTTCTGCAACTGCTCTTTTGGATGTTTTACACGCTGTTATCAATGGAGGTGATGGGTGTTTGATATCTTATGGAGCTGCAAATGTTGGGAAGACAAAAACAATGATTGGCGCAGACACAGATAATCTAAATTTAGGAATTATTCCGTGTGCAATTACATGGTTGTATAATTTAATTGAAGATAGCAAACAGAGAGTTGGATCAAGAATTTCTGTTAGAATATCTGCTGTAGAAGTTGTTGGAAAATctgaagttttaaaagatttattagcTGAGCAGTGTTCTG GATGTGATAGTACTGATAGTAGTGGGGGATCACCTGGAATATATCTTTGTGAGGATCCAGTTGGTGGAACAGTACAATTAGGCAATGTTAGTGAACCTCAAGCTGTTAATGCTGAGAAAGCTGCATTTCTATTGGATGCTGCACTTGAAGCACGTACTAAAAATGCAGCTGGAGGTGGTGTTAATTTTAGTCATATGATTTTTACTATTCATGTTTACCAATATCGAGTGGATAAAGGCCTAAAATGTGGTCCTGGTG gttCTGTTCCATATTCTGGAGGAAGATCACGCTTACACATGATTGATCTAAGTtctattaattcaaattttgataCTGATACACATGGGGCTGCACCAAGTCATGCAGGGCTTGGTCAGATTATTGTTGCTATGTTAAATGGATTTAAGCAAGTTCCATACAGAGATAGTAAAATTACAAGATTGTTAAAAGATTCTATTGGAAGTCCAACTTGTCGCTCAACATTGGTTGCTCATATATCAGAtcatgaaaaaaactttactaaaacTTGTTACACGTTACAGCTTACTTCAAAAATAAGCAAATCTAGacggaaaaaaaattta aattgcTGCACAAGTTCAGACCCAAGTTCATGCGAGGAATCAAATAGTAGATATCCCAATCCAGCTATGGTAAAGACTTACGGCATAGATGACACAACCTGTGTTAATTCAGACTACAATACTTCAAGTGCAGGTGAAGATTCTTGTGATACTGTCATTTATATGGGAAATGGTCACATCAGTGATAGAGATTTATCTGACAATGAGCACCCTCCATCTAGGTCTTCATATTTAGCAATGAAGTTAAAGTTACCTTCTAGCTCAGAAGATGAAAACATGGAATCAAATACAATGTTAACAAACCATAAAAAAGTTACCTGTCGGTCTATTCCagaacaaactaaaaaaacatcagaaataGGAAGTGAAACTGAAGCTCTgggtaaattaaatataaaaataggtTGCCAACCGCGAGAGAATGTTGAAAAAGTGGTTAATGTTGTTGCAccattaattgtaaaaaacgaaaataaatTATCTAATGATGAAGCAATTAAGCTTTCATCATTTAAAGAAATAcgtaaacaagaaaaaagaataGCTAAACTTTTAAACTCATTTGATAATGAAACTCAAAGAAGCAATGGTTATAAATCTGATACAGAAAATAAAGTTGTAGACCTTAGTTGTAAAATAGTTGATGGTTATATATCTGCCCctgaaaattataaatacaagcCTGTTCAAATAGTAAAAGGTACTGTAAGACAAAGTAAGGACATTTTTGTATCatctaatttagaaaaaaatatatcatgtaAAATTGATAAGCCATGTGATTTTGTATCATGCAAAAATTTGAATGTTAGTAATGTTCTTAACAAACTTATTCCTGAAACGAACCTTGATGAGTTGCTTAATGGTTTGCAAGAACAACAAAGTtctataaacaatttaaaagaattgtCTGTTGATTCTCCAATTAAGGCAACTGAAAACTCTTTGCTTACTTCTTGTAGAACTTGTGAAAAtgaagttattgaaaaaaaagaaaaacaatttaaaatttgtcagAACAAAAgcaatgatttaaaaaatcaaacatataaaattgaaaatttagatCACATAATATCCATTTCAACTGTTCCTAATTTTAGTGTAACCAAAAAACCTTTGAGTAGTATTGCTTCTCCAAAATTTGATAGGATGCTTAAAACTGTAAATACTTTTTCTagtgaaaataataatcaacaaaaGTTTCCACCAAAGCATTTTTATGCTAGATCTTACTCAAAGGAAGACACAATTAGTTTGTCCTCAATTAACGATAGTGATGATAGTGATGTTGCTTCTTTATGCTTAAGTCCTGCATCAAGCAGGAAGCAACATCCTGCAAGACTAAGGTATCGCTGGTCAACTGTCTTCGAGGAagaggaaataaaaaaacaagataagcagtatataaaaaataataatcaagaAATTATAGTTACTTTAGAAAGTGAACCTCGATCTGGTCAGTCACTTTTGCAGAAAAGTAATGCAGTTGTTACAGATCAAGCATCatcctttttattttctacaccACTTTCGgaacaacatatttttaaaactcctaaatcaagtaaaaagttttcattattatcaCCAAAATCtgatagaaaaatattaaaatcaaaatcagaaaaTCGTATGTCTGCTTACAGCGATTCAAGCAGCGGAATTGGTTCATTAAATAGTCAATCATCATCACTAAAAAGCagagaagaaataaaagttctaaatgatgaaaaaaatatgcCACAAGTATCATCAAAATCAAAGTTTTGGCTATTtag tcgCTCATTCAAAAAAACTCCTAAAGTTTCTGGATATTTAAGTGATGGTAATGTTACTTATTCATCTTATTTTTCTTCACGcagcaaaaagttttttggatCAAGATcaa TAAGCCACAATGAAAGCGGAGATGGAGGTCATAGTAGTGGCTATGATACATCCATAACTGATGGGGGAACAACTAGTTGTGCAGAAGATCTAACTGACAATGAAGGTAACggggctaaaaaaaaaaaaaggtttttgggATTCCGTCGAAGATTGGTTAACAGCTCAAATGTTCGAATTAAGAAGCCACTGTGGCTTCCAAATAGGCACTGTCAATCAGATGATGAAGGTATGCAGATTAAAGTGTATGAAATTGATGACCcacagaaaataaataaaagaccCTGGAAGTCACAAGGAGGAGAG cttGTTAATCATTGCAGAATTAATGAACTTGATCAACATCACAAGCTTCTTAAAA gTTTATCTAAATACGGATCAAATTGTGTTTTTGATTATTCATCACAGTATCCTGTCGAACTTGAGAATAAAGTATTTTCCactaaactaaaaacttttcaaaaaaatattcaagttgttaCATGCTTCGATGGATCTCGTAAAACAACACGTATTTGA